In one window of Tripterygium wilfordii isolate XIE 37 chromosome 1, ASM1340144v1, whole genome shotgun sequence DNA:
- the LOC120002213 gene encoding uncharacterized protein LOC120002213 → MIYLLCKNILHGRHIVRASITYERLFVRNPSSIFLKFISNGAGANHYSFAVSYLINSCGFSPESALRASKYLHFETPGKPDSVIAFLKNHCLSETQISTVIKKLPDVLTANPEKTLLPKLDFFYSKGFSSAEIAKVITSQPFILRRSIENQLNPCFNFFKNMLKSEKKTVEAIKRGPGILRLDLKRTPIVRNINLLRESGVPESIILDQLRRQPLTFLTNPDRFRDMVEEVKGLGFNPLMSKFVLAVYALRTMTKSTWEMKVDVYKKWGWSDEDIILAFSRNPWCMMTSENKIMAVMDYIVNIMGLESLFICRSPVILSFSMEKRIVPRGSVAQILLLKGLIKERNLSRLFSYPENLFLEKFVKCYEEEAPELLKLYTEKLGLSKKLGSVGLNNT, encoded by the coding sequence ATGATTTACTTACTCTGTAAGAATATTCTCCATGGGAGACATATTGTTAGAGCTTCTATAACTTACGAACGGCTCTTTGTTCGAAACCCATCATCTATATTTCTCAAGTTCATCTCCAATGGCGCTGGTGCAAATCATTACTCATTTGCAGTCTCGtatctcataaactcatgtgggTTCTCACCAGAATCTGCTTTGAGAGCCTCCAAATATCTCCACTTTGAGACCCCAGGGAAACCTGACTCAGTTATTGCTTTTCTCAAGAACCATTGTTTATCTGAAACCCAAATTTCAACTGTCATCAAGAAGCTCCCAGATGTGCTCACGGCTAATCCTGAGAAGACCCTTTTGCCTAAACTTGACTTCTTTTACTCTAAAGGGTTTTCAAGCGCTGAAATTGCCAAAGTTATTACTTCTCAGCCATTCATTTTGAGGAGAAGCATAGAGAATCAATTGAATCCTTGctttaatttctttaaaaatatGCTTAAATCTGAGAAGAAGACTGTTGAAGCCATTAAACGCGGCCCAGGCATTCTACGTCTTGACCTCAAAAGAACCCCTATTGTACGTAACATCAATTTATTGAGAGAAAGTGGAGTACCAGAATCTATAATCCTTGACCAACTACGACGCCAGCCTCTGACATTTTTAACCAACCCTGATCGATTCAGGGACATGGTGGAGGAAGTGAAAGGTTTGGGGTTCAATCCATTAATGTCGAAGTTTGTTCTGGCAGTTTATGCACTGAGAACAATGACCAAGTCGACATGGGAAATGAAGGTTGATGTTTATAAAAAATGGGGTTGGTCAGATGAAGATATTATTCTGGCATTTTCGAGGAATCCTTGGTGTATGATGACTTCGGAGAATAAGATTATGGCAGTGATGGATTATATTGTCAATATAATGGGACTGGAGTCTTTGTTTATTTGCAGAAGCCCAGTAATTCTCTCCTTTAGCATGGAGAAGAGAATTGTTCCAAGAGGTTCGGTTGCTCAAATTTTGTTGTTGAAAGGTTTGATTAAGGAGCGTAACTTGTCTAGATTATTTTCTTATCCGGAAAATTTGTTCCTGGAGAAGTTTGTGAAGTGTTATGAGGAAGAAGCTCCTGAGTTGTTGAAGTTGTATACTGAGAAATTGGGTCTCTCAAAGAAGCTAGGAAGTGTAGGGTTGAACAACACCTAA